From Vanrija pseudolonga chromosome 1, complete sequence, a single genomic window includes:
- the Cops2 gene encoding COP9 signalosome complex subunit 2, whose amino-acid sequence MSDDEFMMEDAADDEEYDFEFDDDDDDVMDDDGGDVENQYYKAKSLKEDDAEAALKAFRTIVEDEPEKGEWGFKSLKQMTKLNYLQLHRPEEAIKTYRELLAYTKSAVTRNYADKSINNILDYVGGEGKHAAISPKVPLDTLEAFYEATRVACEEAKNERLSTKSNLKLAKLWLDRKEYARLTPILQSLHAACAPGNTSASDDQTKGSLLLELYAIEIQMYSDLKESRKLKEIYNAAMKVKNAIPHPRIMGVIRECGGKMWMMEKAWDKASTDLFESFGKYDEAGSPQRIQVLKYLVLTHMLMGSEINPFDSQETKPYKNDPQIVAMTSLVAAYQARDVKQAEKILSANKATITSDPFIRFFIDDLLRSLRTQYIVDIIKPYTRLKLDFLADTLSISTSDVENLVVSLILDGRIKGKIDQANGIVVLDRFHAEADARYLALYHLAGELGTLSNRIVKDKLSRDARSWVSGMESFA is encoded by the exons atgtccgacgacgagttcatGATGGAG gatgccgccgacgatgag GAGTATGACTTTGAGTttgacgatgacgacgacgatgtcaTGGATGACGATGGAGGAGACGTCGAGAACCAGTACTACAAAGCCAAGT CGCTCAAGGAGGATGATGCCGAGGCAGCATTGAAGGCGTTCCGCACCATTGTGGAGGACGAACCAGAAAAGGGGGAATG GGGCTTCAAGTCACTCAAGCAGATGACCAAGCTCAACTATCTCCAACTCCATCGGCCCGAGGAGGCAATCAAGACATACCGCGAGCTGTTGGCTTACACCAAG AGTGCCGTGACGAGAAACTACGCAGACAAGTCGATCAACAACATTCTGGATTATGTTGGAGGAGAGGGCAAGCACGCTGCAATCTCGCCCAAAGTCCCTCTCGACACCCTTGAGGCGTTCTACGAGGCTACACGTGTAGCATgtgaggaggccaagaacgAG CGTCTGTCAACCAAGTCCAACTtgaagctcgccaagctgtgGCTTGACCGCAAAGAATACGCCAGATTGACTCCGATCCTCCAGTCcctgcatgctgcatgcgCTCCAGGAAACACCTCTGCCTCTGATGACCAGACCAAGGGGTCTCTGT TGCTCGAGCTCTACGCCATTGAGATTCAGATGTACTCTGACCTGAAAGAGTCGCGTAAGCTCAAGGAGATTTACAACGCGGCGATGAAGGTCAAGAACGCcatcccccacccacgcaTCATGGGTGTCATTCGCGAGTGTGGTGGCAAGATGTGGATGATGGAGA AGGCCTGGGACAAGGCATCAACCGACTTGTTCGAGTCGTTTGGCAAgtacgacgaggccggcTCGCCGCAGCGTATCCAGGTCCTCAAGTACCTGGTCCTCACCCACATGCTCATGGGCAGTGAGATCAACCCCTTCGACTCGCAGGAGACAAAGCCGTACAAGAATGACCCGCAGATCGTGGCCATGACCtcgctggtggcggcgtaCCAGGCTCGCGATGTGAAGCAGGCTGAGAAGATCCTATCGGCCAACAAGGCGACCATCACCTCGGACCCGTTCATTCGGTTCTTTatcgacgacctgctgcgGTCACTGCGAACGCAGTACATTGTTGACATCATCAAGCCGTACACGCGCCTGAAGCTTGACTTCCTTGCCGAC ACACTCAGCATCTCCACAAGTGATGTTGAGAATCTCGTCGTGTCGCTCATTCTGGACGGCCGTATCAAGGGCAAGATTGACCAGGCTAATGGAATCGTTGTGCTTGACCGATT CCACGCCGAAGCGGACGCGCGGTACCTTGCCCTGTATCACCTGGCTGGAGAGCTTGGAACGCTGTCGAACCGCATTGTCAAGGACAAGCTGTCGCGCGATGCTCGCAGCTGGGTCAGTGGCATGGAGAGCTTTGCATGA
- the sec71 gene encoding Protein transport protein sec71, with translation MATEHTENNAAQPPPAQSNGANGTAEAVVAPAAPAAAAAAAAVEVDDVVAAPLSNGSVGAEPVEKALPAVTEPVEATATSPAPATIEKDTEAAPASSADAPPPPPPKAASSPSKPSLPAGVAVVPPPAASPIAPEAMDEVPLSRTSTPAAAAATPPPAATPPPAATAPRRESIAADSPRRSLVNLVRPSSASISSPARPLSQASRRGAGPAPTHSRHSSAGTTISLPTNVNGPPGHQLSAVLITPPLQVLVQSKEARKSASFMAAAKRALELCQTGEGSSNQAYLHPREIFEPLRLAISTPQATSVPILITSLDLLSKLISHSFFSEPNGPPPGMQPLPDLITHTITLCYTENSPPQVGLQVVKALMAVVLSTDSGMLVHQSSLLKAVRTVYNVFVLSNDTNNQVVAQGGLTQMVHHVFSRVVRPEHRAPSKRDSVATTDGLRLSTPAPDTRASTPGKEVEGEKLTLESFNAANPNDLIPVVPASIADANGSAAAAPNAIPNGEALDTPEPVQPQSAAAVAEGDDVLDHQGLPITTEDLFVKDAFLVFRALCKLSMKSLVTESELDLRSDAMRSKLLSLHLILTILKSHADLFTDPAVTIPSNSSTETTPFLQATKQYLCQSLSRNAVSSVNQVFEISTEIFWCVLKNMRAPLKKEIEVLLNEIFLPILEMRHSTLRQKSLILGVFIRLCHEPQALVEIYLNYDCDRNAPENIYEKLMNIVSKIGQTHFAPPSKEELSAGSSKQQSSAHGPSIPPSLSTIALASHEPPQYAGLSPEIKLRRQSLECLVAALKSLAAWSSSAQPPQRQATGDDASSRPSEDIERPLSTGSQLDLHAPSPGRDINSGIATPAEGAEDDVTKLETAKQRKTMLLDGIKKFNFKPKRGIEYLLQNGFIRSRKPEDIARFLLQNDGLSKAMIGEYLGEGEDENKAIMHAFVDELDFTNLRFVEALRMFLQTFRLPGEAQKIDRFMLKFAERYMHQNPTGVFANADTGYILAFSVIMLNTDQHNKNLKQKRMTVQDFIKNNRGINDGQDLPDEYLTEIFTEIQSNEIILKDEHDAAAINGPAGLAGVGRDLQREAFLAQSESMYNKTEAQLKSMARQQRRGNGRAGDQFFTASRTEHVRFMFEVAWMPFLAGLSAQLQETDDMDVVELCLDGLRAAIRIGCLFDMELERNAFVTTLAKFTYLNNLAEMKPKNMEAIKALLDIAVTDGNNLKSSWKEVLTCVSQLERMQLISSGLDVPDLGRRASTSSRKSTNSRKEARRRQPAEGLAEESRSSQVTVAADKVFSLSQNLSGAAIVDFVQALSEVSWEEIQSSGTSTRPRMFSLQKLVEISYYNMGRIRLEWSNIWLILGEHFNQVCCHNNPNVSFFALDALRQLAMNFLQKEELAHFRFQKDFLRPFEYTIVHNMNSDAREMVLQCLQQMIQTRVQNLRSGWQTMFAVFSAASRVLTERVASYAFDLVSLIYREHFSLVVRFGSFADLTGCLTDFCKVSKFQKISLQAIEMVKGLVAKMLENPECLLPQPGEVINGKGKSKADDPLMKYWLPVLNAFYDIIMTGEDLEVRRMALDCLFDTLKTHGHGFSIAFWNTITQQTLFPIFAVLRAKNAVRFRSAEDMSVWLSTTLISALRDLIDLYTFYFETLQLYLDGLLDILVACICQENDTLARIGTSCFQQLLESNVTKLSAENWEIIVTAFVQLFRTTTAYQLFDPVLHAEVAAPADYQDDDGPFHKFVAPAPLEPVVDNPPDLPPAITYGEQRRIFKQIIVKCVLQLLLIETTHELLQNDDVYSTIPAEHLLRFMGVLDDSWRFARKFNADKDLRMKLWKVGFMKQLPNLLKQESSSAATLINVLLRMYRDPREAHQATRGGVLDRLVPLGTEVIRDFIAIDAEAQPRNVAAWSPVVADILRGVVDFDDAAFESHLPGLYPLVTDLLLRDVVLATLLSVVVGARQAPFAPAQPELQLTTTTPGAHLPRVASHPPSPFTEDSDAPPDVMNLYPLSVGHGPGPRVALTFFADGYTAAEEAKFVADARALTRDIVADGGAFAGVRDLVDVWAVFSPANTSGLGKDGPLEGAPFGLYRNGPELRGVYPAYTRRARAACAFWREREKAGAKGGCDQAILLGNDPLYGGLGGEFTIITASEKNGAEVLRHELGHSLIPVGEEYDGGEMYSGVNADTPGNILNLSWAPFLTDAEHVRIEDAKVPLQAYPWHDLDEGPWSAGFIPASTRAGYRSGMVRLSLSSIPVSSHVVVTLNGVPLQMYWDDGGHDRRWVEVGLPFGLAEGEWNATVALTPEGRAAAPGQGGKMVSSFEVIEYGDGFEGGDKVGAYPTYDIRGAMTLRPTNEACLMRAVTYPKFCPVCAHGLREALLKRREGKKYA, from the exons ATGGCCACTGAACACACCGAAAACAACGCGGctcaaccaccaccagcccAAAGCAACGGGGCGAACGGAACGGCCGAGGCTGTTGTGGCCCcagctgcccccgccgccgccgccgccgctgctgctgtcgaagtcgacgacgtggtCGCCGCGCCCTTGTCCAACGGTTCGGTCGGCGCTGAGCCAGTCGAAAAGGCCTTGCCAGCGGTGACCGAACCCGTCGAGGCCACTGCGACATCTCCTGCCCCGGCCACGATCGAGAAGGACACCGAGGCGGCACCGGCATCATCAGCAGAcgcgcctccaccgccgccgcccaaggccgcgtcgtcgcccagcaagccgtcgctgcctgccggcgtcgccgtcgtcccgccgccggccgcgtcCCCCATCGCGCCGGAGGCAATGGACGAGGTGCCTCTTAGcaggacgagcacgccggcggcggcggcggctacccctccgcccgccgcaacaccaccacccgccgcgaccgcgccaAGGCGTGAGAgcatcgccgccgactcgccgcgGAGGTCCCTGGTCAACCTCGTCCGCCCGTCTTCggcgtccatctcgtcccCTGCCCGGCCCTTGTCGCaggcctcgcgccgcggcgccggacCAGCACCGACGCACTCGAGACACTCGAGCGCTGGAACCACCATCTCGCTCCCGACGAATGTCAACGGCCCCCCAGGGCACCAGCTCTCCGCGGTGCTCATCACCCCGCCGCTGCAGGTGCTGGTGCAGAGCAAGGAGGCGCGCAAGTCTGCGTCATTCATGGCTGCTGCGAAGCGCGCTCTCGAGCTTTGCCAGACAGGCGAGGGCTCCTCAAACCAGGCCTACCTCCACCCCCGCGAGATCTTCGAGCCTCTCCGCTTAGCCATCAGTACACCCCAGGCTACGAGCGTGCCGATTCTCATCacctcgctcgacctgctctcCAAGCTCATCTCACACTCATTCTTTTCGGAGCCCAacggcccgccgccgggcatGCAGCCACTCCCCGACCTTATCACGCACACAATCACGCTCTGCTACACGGAGAACTCGCCGCCCCAGGTCGGGCTCCAGgtcgtcaaggcgctcaTGGCCGTCGTGCTCAGCACCGACTCGGGCATGTTGGTGCACCAGAGCAGCCTGCTCAAGGCCGTGCGAACGGTTTACAATGTGTTTGTGCTTTCCAACGACACAAACAACCAGGTTGTGGCCCAGGGTGGACTTACACAGATGGTCCACCACGTCTTCAGCCGCGTTGTGCGCCCAGAGCACCGCGCACCGTCGAAGAGAGATAGCGTGGCAACGACAGATGGACTGCGGctgagcacgccggcgccggacACGcgagcgtcgacgccgggcaaGGAAGTGGAAGGGGAAAAGTTGACGCTCGAGAGCTTCAAcgccgccaaccccaacGACTTGATCCCTGTCGTCCCTGCCAGCATTGCCGATGCCAACGGTagtgccgccgcggcgccgaatGCTATCCCGAatggcgaggcgctcgacaccCCCGAGCCGGTGCAGCCGCAGTCCGCTGCAGccgttgccgagggcgacgacgtgctcgaccaCCAGGGCCTCCCGATCACGACCGAGGACCTGTTCGTCAAGGACGCGTTCCTCGTCTTCCGTGCGTTGTGCAAGCTCAGCATGAAGTCGCTCGTGACTGAGAGCGAGCTTGACCTGCGCTCCGACGCAATGCGCTCCAAGCTGCTCTCCCTCCACCTCATCCTCACTATCCTCAAGTCGCACGCCGACTTGTTCACCGACCCGGCCGTGACGATCCCCTCCAACTCGTCTACCGAGACCACCCCCTTCCTCCAGGCGACAAAGCAATACCTCTGCCAGAGCTTGTCGCGCAACGCCGTCAGCTCAGTTAACCAGGTGTTCGAGATCAGTACCGAGATCTTCTGGTGTGTGCTCAAAAACATGCGCGCCCCTCTCAAG AAAGAAATCGAGGTGCTTCTCAACGAGATTTTCCTGCCGATCTTGGAGATGCGCCACTCGACCCTCCGCCAAAAGTCGCTCATTCTCGGCGTCTTCATCCGCCTATGCCACGAGCCGCAGGCGTTGGTTGAGATCTACCTCAACTACGACTGTGACCGCAACGCGCCAGAGAACATCTACGAGAAGCTCATGAACATCGTGTCCAAGATTGGACAGACACACTTCGCGCCACCCAGCAAGGAGGAGCTGAGCGCAGGAAGCTCCAAACAGCAGAGCTCGGCCCATGGCCCGTCGATTCCGCCCTCGCTCAGCACCATTGCGCTGGCATCGCACGAGCCGCCGCAGTACGCTGGCCTGTCGCCCGAGATCAAGCTTCGTCGCCAGTCGCTCGAATGTCTCGTCGCGGCACTCAAGTCATTGGCTgcgtggtcgagctcggcgcagccACCACAGCGCCAGGCCACAGGCGACGATGCGTCGTCCCGCCCCAGCGAGGACATTGAGCGCCCATTGTCTACGGGATCGCAGCTCGACCTCCACGCACCGTCCCCTGGACGGGATATCAACTCTGGCATtgccacgcccgccgagggtgccgaggacgacgttACCAAGCTCGAGACGGCCAAGCAGCGCAAGACTATGCTCCTGGACGGTATCAAGAAGTTCAACTTCAAACCCAAACGTGGTATCGAGTACTTGCTTCAGAATGGCTTCATTCGGTCGCGGAAACCAGAGGACATTGCCCGCTTCCTCCTCCAGAACGACGGTCTCAGCAAGGCCATGATCGGCGAGtacctcggcgagggtgaggacgAGAACAAGGCCATCATGCACGCctttgtcgacgagctggactTCACCAACCTCCGCTTCGTCGAGGCCCTGCGCATGTTCCTCCAGACTTTCCGTCTTCCTGGAGAAGCCCAGAAGATTGACCGCTTCATGCTCAAGTTTGCCGAACGCTACATGCACCAGAACCCCACGGGCGTGTTTGCCAACGCCGACACGGGCTACATTCTGGCCTTCTCGGTAATCATGCTCAACACGGATCAGCACAACAAGAACCTCAAGCAGAAGCGCATGACTGTGCAGGACTTTATTAAGAACAACCGTGGTATCAACGACGGCCAGGATCTGCCCGACGAGTACCTCACCGAGATCTTTACGGAGATTCAGTCCAACGAGATTAtcctcaaggacgagcacgaTGCTGCGGCCATCAACGGCCCGGCAGGCCTCGCCGGTGTCGGCCGTGACCTCCAGCGCGAGGCGTTCCTCGCCCAGTCGGAGAGCATGTACAACAAGACCGAGGCGCAGCTCAAGTCGATGgcccgccagcagcgccgcggcaaCGGCCGGGCGGGTGACCAGTTCTTCACAGCCTCGCGTACCGAGCACGTCCGCTTCATGTTCGAGGTGGCATGGATGCCATTCCTCGCTGGCCTTTCTGCCCAGCTTCAGGAGACGGACGACAtggacgtcgtcgagctttGCCTGgacggcctgcgcgccgccatccGCATCGGCTGCCTGTTCGACATGGAGCTTGAGCGCAACGCGTTCGTCACGACGCTGGCCAAGTTCACATACCTCAACAACCTGGCCGAGATGAAGCCCAAAAACATGGAGGCGATCAAGGCATTGTTGGATATCGCTGTTACGGACGGCAACAACCTCAAGTCGAGCTGGAAGGAGGTGCTCACCTGCGTGTCGCAGCTTGAGCGCATGCAGCTGATCTCGAGTGGGCTTGACGTCCCCGATCTCGGaaggcgcgcgtcgacgtcgagccgcAAGTCGACCAACAGCCGGAAGGAGGCCCGGCGCAGGCAGCCGGCCGAAgggctcgccgaggagtCGCGCTCATCGCAGGTCACTGTCGCGGCCGACAAGGTCTTCTCACTCAGCCAGAACTTGTCTGGTGCGGCCATCGTCGACTTTGTGCAGGCGCTTAGCGAGGTGTCGTGGGAGGAAATCCAGTCGTCTGGCACGTCCACTCGCCCACGTATGTTCTCCCTGCAGAAGCTGGTCGAGATCTCGTACTACAACATGGGCCGTATCCGTCTCGAGTGGTCCAACATCTggctcatcctcggcgaACACTTCAACCAGGTGTGTTGCCACAACAACCCGAACGTGTCGTTCTTCGCCCTGGACGCGCTGCGCCAGCTTGCCATGAACTTCTTGCAGAAGGAGGAACTCGCCCACTTCCGCTTCCAGAAGGACTTCCTCCGGCCATTCGAGTACACGATCGTGCACAACATGAACTCGGACGCGCGAGAGATGGTCCTCCAATGCCTCCAGCAGATGATCCAGACGCGGGTGCAGAACCTGCGTTCCGGTTGGCAGACCATGTTCGCAGTGTTCTCCGCCGCATCTCGCGTTCTCACCGAGCGCGTTGCGTCATACGCATTCGACCTCGTCTCGCTCATCTACCGCGAGCACTTCTCCCTCGTGGTCCGCTTCGGCTCGTTTGCCGACCTCACTGGGTGCCTTACCGACTTCTGCAAGGTGTCCAAGTTCCAGAAGATCAGCCTGCAGGCCATCGAGATGGTGAAGGGGTTGGTCGCCAAGATGCTCGAGAACCCCGAGTGTCTTCTGCCCCAGCCTGGAGAGGTGAtcaacggcaagggcaagagcaaggccgacgacccgcTGATGAAGTACTGGCTCCCGGTGCTTAATGCCTTTTACGATATTATAATGACGGGCGAGGACCTGGAGGTGCGCCGTATGGCGCTCGACTGCCTGTTCGACACGCTCAAGACGCACGGACACGGGTTCAGCATTGCATTCTGGAACACGATCACGCAGCAGACGCTCTTCCCAATCTTTGCCGTCCTGCGGGCCAAGAACGCCGTGCGCTTCCGCAGCGCCGAAGACATGAGCGTGtggctgtcgacgacgctgaTCTCGGCACTGCGCGACCTCATCGACCTGTACACGTTCTACTTTGAGACGTTGCAGCTGTACCTCGACGGGCTGCTGGACATTCTGGTTGCCTGTATCTGCCAGG AAAACGACACCCTCGCGCGCATTGGCACCAGCTGCTTCCAGCAGCTGCTGGAGAGCAACGTGACCAAGCTCAGCGCCGAGAACTGGGAAATAATTGTCACGGCGTTTGTGCAGCTGTTccgcaccaccactgcgTACCAACTGTTTGACCCCGTCctgcacgccgaggtggccgcccCGGCAGACTaccaggacgacgacgggccgttCCACAAGTTTGtggcgcctgcgccgctgGAGCCAGTTGTCGACAACCCGCCTGATCTCCCTCCTGCCATCACCtacggcgagcagcgacgcaTCTTCAAGCAGATCATTGTCAAGTGCGtgctgcagctgctcctCATCGAGACGACGCACGAGTTGCTGCAGAACGACGACGTCTACAGCACGATTCCCGCCGAGCACCTGTTACGCTTCatgggcgtgctcgacgatTCGTGGCGCTTTGCGCGCAAGTTCAACGCGGACAAGGACCTGCGAATGAAGCTGTGGAAGGTCGGCTTCATGAAGCAGCTGCCAAACCTGCTCAAGCAggagtcgagctcggccgcaaCGCTCATCAACGTCCTGCTGAGGATGTACCGCGAcccgcgcgaggcgcaccAGGCGACAcggggcggcgtgctcgaccgGCTCGTGCCTCTGGGCACAGAAGTCATCCGGGACTTTATTGCtatcgacgccgaggcgcagccGCGCAACGTGGCTGCGTGGAGCCCGGTAGTGGCGGATATTCTCCGCGGCGTGGTGGACTTTGACGACGCGGCGTTCGAGTCGCACCTCCCGGGGCTGTACCCCCTCGTCACGGACCTGCTACTGCGCGACGT TGTCCTCGCGACCCTCctgtccgtcgtcgtcggggcgCGGCAGGCGCCGTTCGCTCCGGCTCAGCCAGAGCTCcagctcaccaccaccacgcccggCGCCCACCTCCCGCGCGTCGCATCCCACCCGCCGTCCCCCTTCACGGAGGACAGCGATGCCCCGCCCGACGTAATGAACTTGTACCCCCTCTCTGTCGGGCACGGCCCCGGCCCCCGCGTGGCGCTCACGTTCTTCGCGGACGGGTACacggctgccgaggaggccaagtTTGTCGCGGACGCGCGGGCGCTCACGCGCGATATCGTCGCTGACGGGGGCGCTTTTGCGGGGGTGCGCGACTTGGTTGATGTTTGGGCGGTGTTCAGCCCCGCGAACACG tcCGGCCTGGGCAAGGACGGCccgctcgagggcgcgccGTTCGGGCTGTACCGCAACGGCCCGGAACTCCGCGGCGTCTACCCCGCCTatacgcgccgcgcgcgcgcagcatgTGCCTTCTGGCgggagcgcgagaaggctGGCGCCAAGGGCGGGTGCGACCAGGCCATCTTGCTCGGCAATGACCCGCTCTATGGCGGGCTCGGGGGCGAGTTCAC GATCATCACGGCCAGCGAGAAGAACGGCGCGGAAGTGCTGCGGCACGAGCTGGGCCACTCGCTCATCCCCGTCGGGGAGGAGTATGACGGCG GCGAGATGTACTCTGGCGTGAATGCCGACACCCCGGGCAACATCCTCAACCTCTCCTGGGCGCCGTtcctcaccgacgccgagcacgtgCGCATCGAGGACGCAAAGGTGCCGCTGCAGGCGTACCCATGGCACGATCTCGACGAGGGGCCATGGAGCGCGGGCTTCATCCCGGCGTCCACGAGGGCGGGGTATCGCAGCGGCATGGTGCGCCTGTCCCTCTCGTCTATCCCCGTGTCGTCCCACGTCGTGGTCACGCTCAACGGCGTCCCGCTCCAGATGTACTGGGACGACGGGGGCCACGACCGGCgctgggtcgaggtcggcttGCCGTTCGGCCTcgcggagggcgagtggAACGCGACGGTCGCGCTCACCCCCGAGGGGagggcggccgcgccgggACAGGGCGGCAAGATGGTCTCGTCGTTCGAGGTCATCGAGTACGGCGATGGCttcgagggcggcgacaaggtcggcgcgTATCCCACCTACGATATCCGCGGCGCCATGACGCTGCGCCCTACCAACGAGGCGTGTCTCATGCGCGCGGTGACCTATCCCA AATTCTGCCCCGTCTGCGCGcacggcctgcgcgaggcccTTCTGAAGCGGCGCGAAGGAAAGAAGTATGCGTAG
- the TFCA gene encoding Tubulin-folding cofactor A translates to MADAQTLRQLKIKTGVVKRLFKEEALYREEVVAAAAQVDRLKDSGADGADVRNAERVRKDSEQMIPRTRKQLEEGLVALQDLVGALHSDAAVAASQEYKDAFSVVQQVEAAWKGEGQ, encoded by the exons atggccgacgcgcagACACTCCGCCAGCTCAAGATCAAGACGGGCGTCGTGAAGCG CCTgttcaaggaggaggcgctgTACCGCGAAgaggtcgtcgctgccgcggcgcaggtcgACAGGCTCAAGGACTCtggtgccgacggcgccgacgtgcgcaaTGCT GAACGCGTGCGCAAGGACAGCGAGCAGATGATCCCCCGCACgcgcaagcagctcgaggagggcctcgtcgcgctgcaggacctcgtcggcgcgctgcatTCCGatgctgccgtcgccgcgagcCAGGAGTACAAGGACGCGTTTAGCGTCGTGCagcaggtcgaggcggcgtggAAGGGTGAGGGGCAGTga
- the NOP10 gene encoding H/ACA ribonucleoprotein complex subunit NOP10 produces MHLMYTLDAQGNRVYTLKVSLVCRSRSHDEGRAAGYLPKRTAARRRYAARNVSLVLVLVYAARPAPSGMRTAHTPQKKTSEGKPTKSAHPARFSPDDKFSRHRVTIKKRFGILPTQLPSKPL; encoded by the exons atGCATCTCATGTACACTCTCGACGCGCAGGGCAACCG cgtgtACACCCTCAAGGTTAGTCTTGTCTGTCGGTCGAGGTCGCATGACGAGGGCAGGGCAGCGGGCTACCTGCCCAAGCGCActgcggctcgacgccgctaCGCTGCGCGCAACGTAtcccttgtccttgtccttgtctACGCCGCTCGACCTGCACCCTCTGGAATGCGcacagctcacaccccgcAGAAGAAGACGTCCGAGGGCAAGCCCACAAAGTCGGCCCACCCCGCGCGTTTCTCCCCCGACGACAAGTTCTCCCGTCACCGCGTGACCATCAAGAAgcg CTTCGGCATCCTCCCTACCCAGCTTCCCTCCAAGCCCCTTTAA